The Cottoperca gobio chromosome 22, fCotGob3.1, whole genome shotgun sequence genome contains a region encoding:
- the c22h21orf58 gene encoding LOW QUALITY PROTEIN: uncharacterized protein C21orf58 homolog (The sequence of the model RefSeq protein was modified relative to this genomic sequence to represent the inferred CDS: substituted 1 base at 1 genomic stop codon) — MPRFQLPQQPLLTQIPPPQLYPAPRSGYIKENIIELLLKQNAQMHQIIMHNMMLKALPPLRPSNYIQYLGQSXICISRTALPIFVRPDVKPRESAVHHHHHHHHHHHHHHHHHHHHHYYYHNYGPTPAAPQLLPISNPTWLPAVSSVPAGQEGGHLHSIHHVTAPFTLPPLNVFDPESLLMPLNRKLHSMHRKLVGSEALTVTDQT; from the exons ATGCCAAGATTTCAG ctaCCCCAGCAGCCTCTGCTTACTCAGATTCCCCCACCTCAGCTCTACCCTGCACCACGCTCAGGATACATCAAAGAGA ACATCATTGAATTGTTGCTGAAGCAAAATGCCCAGATGCACCAGATCATAATGCATAATATGATGCTCAAAGCATTGCCTCCACTGCGCCCCTCAAACTACATACAGTATCTTGGGCAG TCCTAAATCTGTATTTCCAGGACAGCCTTACCCATTTTTGTAAGGCCAGATGTAAAACCAAGAGAAAGTGCtgtgcatcatcatcatcatcatcatcatcatcatcatcatcatcatcatcatcatcatcatcatcattattattatcataactATGGTCCTACCCCTGCAGCACCACAGCTGCTTCCCATCAGCAACCCTACATGGCTACCAGCGGTGTCATCTGTCCCAGCAGGACAAGAAGGGGGACATCTGCACTCGATACACCATGTAACAGCCCCTTTCACACTCCCACCACTCAATGT atTTGACCCTGAGAGTCTCCTAATGCCTCTGAATCGAAAACTGCATAGCATGCACAGAAAACTTGTTGGAAGTGAAGCTCTGACTGTGACTGATCAAACATGA
- the atg9a gene encoding autophagy-related protein 9A, whose product MSSSFEIRHPTFILPQGGSLTRETLQRDGEGSLFENEWSLKPEYKRGGNRLELADRLASRILWIGIANLLLCPVILVWQILYAFFSYTEVIKREPGSLGARCWSLYGRCYLRHFNELDHELMSRLSKGYKAASKYMNCFLSPLLTVVAKNVAFFAGSLLAVLIALTIYDEDVLAVEHVLSSITLLGVCITVCRSFIPDKHMVFCPEQLLRVILAHIHYMPDHWQGNAHRYETRDQFSQLFQYKAVFILEELISPVVTPIILIFCLRRKSLEIIDFFRNFTVEVIGVGDTCSFAQMDIRQHGHPAWLSEGKTEASIYQQAEDGKTELSLMHFAITNPQWQPPQETTHFISQLKERVHREATGAPSDTHPLSLSESEPRSLIANFLVGPSTLTSVHFNGDGSLINHAAAGLSDGASALRSLSPVSSSLHLRGSLSAAHRASGNTSTMSKAMAGSGTDARTVSSGSSVWEGQLTSLVLSEYASTEMSIHALYMHELHKQQSRGELSRHTWHRQDSDESSDSVPDEVRSEPNPHSRHFPRSHTFPTTVPSPSAIPTSASANSSTTLGQERAASSHSSSQRRYSGPTTESFGAGGKVVKSARGVPMGGWAEEGQAASRHPEPLPEENSEDDMPPHIQKIT is encoded by the exons ATGTCATCATCCTTTGAGATTCGGCATCCCACATTCATCCTACCCCAAGGGGGATCTCTGACAAGGGAGACACTGCAGAGAGACGGTGAAG GCTCTCTGTTTGAGAATGAGTGGAGCCTGAAACCAGAGTACAAGAGAGGAGGTAACAGGCTTGAACTGGCAGACAGACTAGCATCCCGTATCCTGTGGATTGGGATTGCCAAtctgctgctgtgtcctgtCATTCTGGTGTGGCAGATTCTCTACGCCTTCTTTAGTTATACAGAG GTGATCAAGCGAGAGCCCGGTTCTCTGGGAGCGAGATGCTGGTCTCTGTATGGTCGATGTTACCTGCGGCACTTCAATGAGTTGGACCATGAGCTCATGTCACGCCTCAGCAAAGGCTACAAG GCTGCATCCAAGTATATGAACTGTTTCCTCTCACCGCTGCTGACGGTAGTTGCCAAAAATGTAGCGTTTTTTGCCGGGTCTCTCCTGGCTGTCCTCATCGCCCTGACTATCTATGACGAGGATGTTCTCGCAGTGGAGCACGTTCTCTCATCCATCACACTGCTTGGAGTGTGTATCACAGTCTGCAG aTCATTTATCCCAGATAAGCACATGGTGTTTTGTCCTGAGCAGCTGTTGAGGGTTATCCTGGCTCATATCCACTACATGCCTGACCACTGGCAGGGCAATGCACATAGATATGAGACTCGTGACCAGTTCTCCCAGCTCTTCCAGTACAAAGCA GTTTTTATTCTTGAGGAGCTGATAAGTCCAGTGGTGACTCCCATCATCCTGATCTTCTGTCTGAGGAGGAAGTCTCTGGAGATCATTGACTTCTTCAGGAACTTCACTGTGGAGGTGATCGGGGTAGGAGACACTTGCTCCTTTGCCCAGATGGACATCAGGCAGCATGGACACCCTGCG TGGTTGTCAGAGGGGAAGACAGAGGCGTCTATCTACCAACAGGCGGAGGATGGGAAGACGGAGTTGTCTCTGATGCACTTTGCCATCACCAACCCCCAGTGGCAGCCTCCTCAGGAGACCACACACTTCATCAGCCAGCTGAAAGAGCGAGTTCACAGAGAAGCAACAGGGGCTCCTTCGGACACACATCCACTCTCACTGTCCGAGTCTGAG CCGAGGAGCCTCATTGCAAACTTCTTGGTGGGTCCCTCTACGTTGACCTCTGTTCATTTCAACGGAGACGGCTCTTTGATCAATCATGCAGCTGCTGGCTTAAGCGATGGGGCATCTGCTTTACGCTCCCTTTCCCCAGTCAGCAGCAGTCTTCACCTGAGAGGCAGCTTGAGTGCAGCTCACAGGGCTTCTGGCAACACTTCAACCATGAGCAAAGCAATGGCAGGCTCTGG GACGGATGCCCGGACTGTGAGCTCAGGCAGCAGTGTATGGGAGGGTCAACTCACCAGTTTGGTCCTGTCAGAGTATGCGTCCACTGAGATGAGCATCCATGCACTTTACATGCATGAG CTTCACAAGCAGCAGTCCCGTGGCGAGCTATCCCGTCACACATGGCACAGGCAGGACAGTGACGAAAGCAGTGACAGCGTCCCCGATGAAGTAAGGAGCGAACCCAACCCTCACTCCAGACATTTCCCTCGCTCACACACTTTCCCCACCACGGTTCCCAGTCCCAGTGCCATTCCCACTTCAGCTTCAGCCAACAGCAGTACCACCCTGGGCCAGGAGAGGGCTGCAtcctcacacagcagcagccagcgGCGCTATAGTGGACCTACCACAG AGTCCTTTGGTGCAGGGGGGAAAGTAGTGAAGTCAGCCCGTGGTGTGCCCATGGGAGGGTGGGCAGAGGAGGGTCAGGCAGCGTCACGACATCCTGAGCCACTACCAGAGGAGAACTCAGAGGATGATATGCCTCCTCACATACAGAAG ATTACATAA